A window of the Hippoglossus stenolepis isolate QCI-W04-F060 chromosome 8, HSTE1.2, whole genome shotgun sequence genome harbors these coding sequences:
- the LOC118113208 gene encoding gamma-enolase-like — MSIVSIVAREILDSRGNPTVEVDLHTGKGLFRAAVPSGASTGIYEALELRDGDKTRYKGKGVTKAVGHINDSLGPALVQSGVSVLEQEKLDNMMIELDGTENKSKFGANAILGVSLAICKAGAAEKGVPLYRHIADLAGNEELVLPVPAFNVINGGSHAGNRLAMQEFMVLPVGAESFRDALRVGAELYQTLRDVIKEKYGQDATNVGDEGGFAPNIQENSEALELIKTAIEKAGFTDKVVIGMDVAASEFFMEGKYDLDFKSPPNAARNISGEELASIYQGFINNYPVVSIEDPFDQDDWPAWSQFTASVGIQVVGDDLTVTNPRRIQRAVEDKACNCLLLKVNQIGSVTESIKACKLAQENGWGVMVSHRSGETEDTFIADLVVGLCTGQIKTGAPCRSERLAKYNQLMRIEEELGDQARFAGHNFRNPSAL; from the exons ATGTCTATAGTAAGTATTGTTGCCAGGGAGATCCTGGACTCCAGAGGAAACCCCACTGTGGAAGTAGATCTGCATACAGGCAAAG GTCTGTTCAGGGCTGCTGTGCCCAGCGGTGCGTCCACCGGTATCTACGAGGCTCTGGAGCTCCGAGATGGAGACAAGACTCGCTACAAGGGCAAAG GTGTGACAAAGGCTGTTGGTCACATCAATGACAGCCTTGGACCTGCCCTCGTCCAGTCG GGGGTCAGCGTGCTGGAGCAGGAGAAACTGGACAACATGATGATTGAATTGGACGgcactgaaaacaaat CTAAGTTCGGGGCCAATGCTATTCTGGGAGTATCACTGGCCATATGCAAAGCTGGTGCTGCAGAGAAAGGTGTCCCCTTGTACCGCCACATCGCTGATCTGGCAGGAAACGAAGAGCTGGTCCTACCAGTTCCT GCATTTAATGTGATCAACGGGGGCTCCCATGCTGGTAACAGACTGGCTATGCAGGAGTTCATGGTACTTCCTGTAGGGGCCGAGTCTTTCCGTGATGCTTTGCGTGTCGGGGCCGAGCTCTACCAGACTCTGAGAGACGTGATCAAGGAGAAGTACGGCCAGGATGCTACAAATGTGGGAGATGAGGGAGGGTTTGCCCCAAACATACAGGAGAACAGTGAAG CCCTGGAGCTGATAAAGACGGCCATAGAGAAAGCGGGCTTCACGGACAAAGTGGTGATTGGGATGGATGTCGCCGCCTCAGAGTTTTTCATGGAGGGCAAGTACGACCTGGACTTCAAGTCTCCGCCCAACGCCGCCCGCAACATCAGCGGTGAAGAGCTGGCCAGCATCTACCAGGGCTTCATCAACAACTATCCAG tTGTGTCTATTGAGGATCCGTTCGATCAGGACGACTGGCCCGCTTGGTCCCAGTTCACAGCCTCAGTGGGCATCCAG GTGGTTGGAGACGATCTCACGGTCACTAACCCGCGCAGGATACAGCGAGCCGTGGAGGATAAGGCCTGCAACTGCCTGCTGCTCAAAGTCAACCAGATCGGCTCTGTCACAGAGTCCATCAAGGC GTGTAAGCTGGCCCAGGAGAACGGCTGGGGTGTGATGGTGAGCCATCGCTCCGGAGAAACTGAGGACACTTTTATAGCTGACCTGGTGGTTGGTCTCTGCACTGGACAG aTCAAGACCGGAGCTCCCTGTCGATCAGAACGTTTGGCCAAATACAACCAGCTCATGAG gatCGAGGAAGAGTTGGGTGACCAGGCTCGCTTTGCTGGGCACAACTTCCGTAACCCCAGTGCCCTCTGA